Proteins encoded together in one Anoxybacillus flavithermus window:
- a CDS encoding helix-turn-helix domain-containing protein, with amino-acid sequence MLQHIGEQIRRLRNAHDWTQEQLAQRLNVSRSKVSKWENGEVLPDLQSIIDMSDLFLVSTDFLLGKHPTDEQLLQEVRLAYGTNDMSDEQLSVIRYINEQPELAKRLYALQSLPTHKRKRLEEIVIKMIDEMIEALK; translated from the coding sequence ATGTTACAACATATCGGAGAACAAATTAGGCGTTTGCGCAACGCACACGATTGGACGCAAGAACAATTGGCACAGCGATTAAACGTGTCTCGTTCGAAAGTGAGTAAATGGGAAAACGGTGAAGTGCTTCCTGATTTGCAGTCGATTATCGACATGAGTGATTTATTTCTCGTCAGCACTGATTTTTTGCTCGGTAAACACCCGACAGATGAACAACTATTGCAAGAAGTACGATTGGCATACGGGACAAATGACATGAGCGATGAGCAGTTATCCGTTATTCGCTACATCAATGAACAGCCGGAGCTTGCGAAACGATTATATGCGTTGCAGTCATTACCGACGCATAAACGCAAACGTTTGGAAGAGATCGTCATAAAGATG